The following coding sequences are from one Microbacterium wangchenii window:
- a CDS encoding ABC transporter substrate-binding protein, whose amino-acid sequence MRTKRFAAGAVALAAGALVLSACSGGGGGGSDSGDGSVEMTLWQNSTTGPGQQFWKDAIAAFEEENPNVTIKMQSVQNEDMDGKLQTALNAGDPPDIFLQRGGGKMAAMVDAGQLMDLTDLIDDGLKEEISEVAFAAETYEDKIWAMPLSVLPGGFFYSQDAFDAAGITENPTTVDELKAAAEELKTTGIAPIALGAKAAWPAAHWYYFFALRECSSDVIEETSETKDFSDECWLKAAEDLEDFASIDPFNDGFLTTEPQQGANSSAGLIANRQAAMELMGAWNPGVIASLTPDEKPLPDLAWFPFPEVDGGQGEPGSLMGGLDGYSCAAQAPEECADFLNFVASAEQQTKYYEAFQSPPVNSVAQEAVTEPYLVGILEAYNQAPFVSQWLDTVLGQNVGNALNVAVVDMLAGNSSPEQFIETVNTAGAQG is encoded by the coding sequence ATGAGAACCAAGCGATTCGCAGCGGGGGCGGTGGCGCTCGCGGCAGGTGCGCTCGTTCTGAGCGCGTGTTCGGGGGGCGGCGGAGGCGGCTCGGACTCGGGCGACGGCTCGGTCGAGATGACGCTGTGGCAGAACTCCACCACGGGACCCGGCCAGCAGTTCTGGAAGGACGCCATCGCGGCGTTCGAGGAGGAGAACCCGAACGTCACGATCAAGATGCAGTCCGTCCAGAACGAGGACATGGACGGCAAGCTGCAGACCGCGCTGAACGCCGGCGACCCGCCGGACATCTTCCTGCAGCGCGGTGGCGGCAAGATGGCCGCCATGGTGGACGCGGGCCAGCTGATGGACCTGACCGACCTCATCGACGACGGCCTCAAGGAGGAGATCTCCGAGGTGGCGTTCGCCGCCGAGACGTACGAGGACAAGATCTGGGCGATGCCCCTCTCCGTGCTGCCCGGCGGGTTCTTCTACAGCCAGGACGCGTTCGACGCCGCCGGCATCACCGAGAACCCCACCACGGTCGACGAGCTGAAGGCCGCGGCGGAGGAGCTGAAGACCACCGGCATCGCCCCCATCGCCCTGGGCGCCAAGGCGGCATGGCCGGCCGCGCACTGGTACTACTTCTTCGCGCTGCGCGAGTGCAGCTCGGACGTCATCGAGGAGACCAGCGAGACCAAGGACTTCAGCGACGAATGCTGGCTGAAGGCCGCCGAGGACCTCGAGGACTTCGCATCCATCGACCCGTTCAACGACGGCTTCCTCACCACGGAACCGCAGCAGGGCGCCAACAGCTCGGCCGGTCTCATCGCCAACCGTCAGGCCGCGATGGAGCTCATGGGGGCCTGGAACCCGGGTGTGATCGCGTCGCTGACCCCGGACGAGAAGCCGCTGCCCGACCTGGCGTGGTTCCCCTTCCCCGAGGTGGACGGCGGTCAGGGGGAGCCCGGGTCGCTCATGGGCGGCCTCGACGGCTACTCGTGCGCTGCGCAGGCTCCTGAGGAGTGCGCCGACTTCCTGAACTTCGTCGCCAGCGCCGAGCAGCAGACGAAGTACTACGAGGCCTTCCAGTCGCCGCCGGTGAACTCCGTCGCGCAGGAGGCGGTCACCGAGCCCTACCTGGTCGGCATCCTCGAGGCCTACAACCAGGCGCCGTTCGTGTCGCAGTGGCTGGACACCGTGCTCGGCCAGAACGTCGGCAACGCGCTGAACGTGGCCGTCGTGGACATGCTGGCGGGCAACAGCTCGCCCGAGCAGTTCATCGAGACCGTCAACACGGCGGGTGCGCAGGGCTGA
- a CDS encoding LacI family DNA-binding transcriptional regulator, translated as MSRRPTINDVARAAGVSVATVSKAVNGRYGVSPETVERVLAAVAELGYASSLVASSMRARSTGVIGVLVADFEPFSAEILKGVGRALRDTHYDLLAYSGSRQQNGEGWERRSLSRLSGTLIDGAIMVTPTILGVSVDVPIVAIDPHTGRADVPTVESDSFTGAWEATRYLVELGHRRIGFIAGRPDLRSSIARDAGYRRALSEAGIAYDPALVRVGMYHPETVREQARLLLDSPNRPTAVFAANDLSALGVIEVATRLGLSIPGDLSVVGFDDIPESSQAALPLTTVHQPMQLLGATAATLLVTLMRGDVPDATQVGLATRLVVRSTTAPPA; from the coding sequence ATGTCGCGGCGTCCCACCATCAACGACGTCGCCCGTGCGGCGGGTGTCTCCGTCGCCACCGTGTCCAAAGCGGTCAACGGGCGCTACGGCGTCTCACCCGAGACCGTCGAGCGCGTGCTCGCTGCGGTGGCCGAGCTCGGGTACGCCTCCAGCCTCGTGGCCAGCAGCATGCGCGCCCGCAGCACGGGCGTCATCGGGGTGCTCGTGGCCGATTTCGAGCCGTTCAGCGCCGAGATCCTCAAAGGCGTGGGCCGCGCGCTGCGCGACACCCACTACGACCTGCTCGCGTACAGCGGATCGCGCCAGCAGAACGGCGAAGGGTGGGAGCGGCGCTCGCTCAGCCGGCTGAGCGGCACGCTGATCGACGGCGCCATCATGGTCACGCCCACGATCCTGGGCGTCTCCGTCGACGTGCCGATCGTCGCGATCGACCCGCACACCGGTCGTGCCGACGTGCCCACCGTGGAATCGGACAGCTTCACGGGGGCGTGGGAGGCCACCCGCTACCTCGTGGAACTCGGGCACCGCCGCATCGGCTTCATCGCGGGCCGGCCGGATCTGCGCTCGTCGATCGCGCGCGACGCCGGGTACCGTCGCGCCCTGTCCGAGGCCGGCATCGCGTACGACCCCGCGCTGGTGCGGGTCGGCATGTACCACCCCGAGACCGTCCGTGAGCAGGCCCGGCTCCTGCTGGATTCGCCGAACAGGCCCACGGCGGTGTTCGCCGCCAACGACCTGTCGGCCCTCGGCGTCATCGAAGTCGCCACGCGTCTGGGCCTGAGCATCCCCGGCGATCTGTCGGTGGTCGGATTCGACGACATCCCGGAGTCCTCGCAGGCGGCGCTGCCGCTCACGACGGTGCATCAGCCGATGCAGCTGCTGGGGGCGACGGCTGCGACGCTCCTGGTGACGCTCATGCGGGGAGACGTGCCGGATGCCACTCAGGTGGGCCTGGCCACGCGCCTGGTGGTCCGGTCCACGACGGCGCCGCCGGCGTGA
- a CDS encoding TetR/AcrR family transcriptional regulator: MPLPRSGPVRSEAARQAILQATADLLTERGYDSLTIEGIAARAEVGKQTIYRWWPSKGAVIAECLLEGKILPGRLLVPDTGDIRRDLSQWLTTVFALLGEEQGETLLRSLVAAAAENADTGRRLRDSLTGSGSVAGRLRSAIGTAPNLTPDTPVDELAEALSGAVILRALSREPLREADLVRLLDAVLGR, translated from the coding sequence ATGCCCCTGCCCCGCAGCGGACCCGTGCGCAGCGAGGCCGCACGGCAGGCGATCCTGCAGGCCACCGCCGATCTGCTCACCGAGCGGGGGTACGACTCACTCACGATCGAGGGCATCGCCGCGCGCGCCGAGGTGGGCAAGCAGACGATCTACCGCTGGTGGCCCTCGAAGGGAGCCGTCATCGCGGAGTGCCTGCTGGAGGGCAAGATCCTGCCCGGGCGCCTCCTCGTCCCCGACACCGGCGACATCCGGCGCGACCTCTCGCAGTGGCTCACGACGGTGTTCGCTCTGCTCGGCGAAGAGCAGGGCGAGACGCTACTGCGCTCGCTCGTGGCCGCCGCCGCCGAGAACGCCGACACCGGCCGCCGGCTGCGCGACAGCCTCACCGGCTCGGGATCGGTTGCCGGACGCCTGCGCTCGGCGATCGGCACGGCCCCCAATCTCACTCCCGACACCCCGGTGGACGAGCTCGCCGAGGCGCTCTCGGGCGCGGTCATCCTCCGCGCCCTCAGTCGCGAGCCGCTGCGCGAGGCGGACCTGGTGCGACTTCTGGACGCCGTGCTGGGACGGTGA
- a CDS encoding MMPL family transporter, protein MAELLHRLGTFAARRAWAVVIAWIALLALAGGGFALGFKGLSSSFDIPGTASGEVIAELEDTLPEFSGASGTVVFAADDGEALTDAQREEIAALVATAGDLPDVSDVIDPFDAEQELADQRAEVESGRAQLDDARAQTDAGRQQLEAGRAQLTDAQAQLDAGRAQLEAGRAQAQAQGLPTAQLDAQLAQLDAQQAQLDAGLAELDAQQAQLEEGEATLAEQEAQLERGAELLSYADGIRVVSEDGATALVSVSFTEPRLELPESSKQAVMDHFTAEPIDGVEVSFSTDISQGVPEILGVGEAVGVAIAGIVLVVVLGSLLAASFPIVTALTGVAIGALATLSFSGVVQMASVTPILGVMLGLAVGIDYSLFILYRHRRQLLQGADVGESIGLANGTAGNAVVFAGTTVIVALLALNITGIPFLGLMGTAGAASVAIAVLIAVTLTPALLGLAGTRVLGRRARARAAAHADAPQESRARGRAVTPMSTLRAVVTAVVAVVALLVVAIPALSMRLGLPDGGSEAEDSPAYRAYTATEEAFGEGLNGPLLVTASLPAGLDEDAVQNAQLTVARELAAQEDVDAVAPVAIAEDSSLAVFQVVPAEGPNSVSTERLVRYLRELPPIDGDIVLGVAGQAAINIDISEGLADVLPLYLVVVVGLSFLIMVMVFRSLLVPLLATGGFVLSLFATYGAVTAVFQWGWLGALFGIHDPGPILSFLPVILVGILFGLAMDYQLFLATGMREAYVHGAPARLAVAQGFRAGRTVVIAAALIMISVFGGFITSESVIIKSMGFGLAFGVLLDAIVVRMLLVPAVMHLLGRSAWWLPRWLDRILPNVDVEGAALERRHPHHAAV, encoded by the coding sequence ATGGCCGAACTTCTCCACCGTCTGGGAACCTTCGCCGCGCGCCGCGCGTGGGCGGTCGTGATCGCCTGGATCGCCCTGCTCGCGCTGGCCGGTGGCGGCTTCGCGCTGGGCTTCAAGGGGCTCAGCTCGAGCTTCGACATCCCCGGAACGGCCTCAGGGGAGGTGATCGCGGAGCTCGAGGACACCCTCCCCGAGTTCAGCGGCGCCTCCGGCACGGTGGTGTTCGCCGCCGACGACGGCGAGGCGCTCACCGATGCCCAGCGGGAGGAGATCGCCGCCCTCGTGGCGACGGCGGGAGACCTGCCCGATGTCTCGGACGTCATCGATCCCTTCGACGCAGAGCAGGAGCTCGCCGACCAGCGCGCCGAGGTGGAGTCCGGGCGTGCGCAGCTGGACGACGCCCGTGCGCAGACCGACGCCGGCCGCCAGCAGCTGGAGGCCGGGCGTGCGCAACTGACCGACGCGCAGGCGCAGCTGGACGCCGGGCGGGCGCAGCTGGAGGCGGGGCGTGCGCAGGCGCAGGCGCAGGGGCTCCCGACGGCGCAGCTGGACGCCCAGCTCGCTCAGCTGGATGCGCAGCAGGCGCAGCTGGACGCCGGTCTCGCCGAGCTGGATGCGCAGCAAGCGCAGCTCGAGGAGGGCGAGGCGACGCTCGCCGAGCAGGAGGCACAGCTCGAGCGGGGCGCCGAACTGCTGTCCTACGCCGACGGCATCCGGGTCGTGTCCGAGGATGGCGCGACCGCCCTGGTCAGCGTGTCGTTCACCGAGCCGCGACTGGAGCTGCCGGAGAGCTCGAAGCAGGCCGTCATGGACCACTTCACGGCCGAGCCGATCGACGGGGTGGAGGTGTCGTTCTCGACCGACATCTCCCAGGGCGTCCCGGAGATCCTCGGTGTCGGCGAGGCGGTGGGCGTCGCCATCGCCGGCATCGTCCTGGTCGTCGTGCTGGGCTCGCTCCTGGCGGCGTCGTTCCCCATCGTCACGGCCCTGACCGGCGTGGCGATCGGCGCCCTGGCGACCCTGTCGTTCTCCGGCGTCGTGCAGATGGCGTCGGTGACCCCCATCCTCGGCGTCATGCTGGGCCTGGCCGTCGGCATCGACTATTCGCTGTTCATCCTCTACCGCCATCGCCGCCAGCTGCTCCAGGGGGCCGACGTGGGGGAGTCGATCGGGCTGGCCAACGGCACCGCCGGCAATGCCGTCGTGTTCGCCGGGACGACGGTCATCGTCGCGCTGCTCGCCCTCAACATCACCGGCATCCCGTTCCTGGGACTCATGGGCACGGCCGGGGCGGCGAGCGTCGCGATCGCCGTGCTGATCGCGGTGACGCTCACCCCCGCCCTCCTGGGGCTGGCCGGGACCCGCGTGCTCGGCCGGCGCGCACGGGCGCGCGCGGCCGCGCATGCCGACGCGCCGCAGGAGTCCCGCGCGCGCGGACGGGCCGTGACGCCCATGTCGACGCTGCGGGCGGTCGTGACCGCGGTCGTCGCGGTCGTGGCGCTGCTGGTCGTGGCGATCCCGGCGCTGTCCATGCGCCTGGGCCTGCCCGACGGCGGCTCGGAGGCCGAGGACTCCCCGGCCTACCGGGCCTACACGGCGACCGAGGAGGCGTTCGGCGAAGGACTCAACGGGCCGCTCCTGGTCACCGCATCCCTGCCGGCGGGCCTGGACGAGGACGCCGTGCAGAACGCGCAGCTCACGGTGGCCCGCGAACTGGCCGCGCAGGAGGACGTCGACGCCGTCGCCCCGGTCGCGATCGCCGAGGACTCCTCGCTCGCGGTCTTCCAAGTGGTTCCCGCAGAGGGCCCCAACAGCGTCTCCACCGAGCGGCTCGTGCGCTATCTGCGCGAGCTGCCGCCCATCGACGGCGACATCGTCCTGGGCGTGGCGGGGCAGGCCGCCATCAACATCGACATCTCCGAGGGGCTGGCCGACGTGCTGCCGCTGTACCTCGTCGTGGTCGTGGGCCTGTCCTTCCTCATCATGGTGATGGTCTTCCGGTCGCTGCTGGTGCCGCTGCTCGCCACGGGCGGGTTCGTGCTGTCGCTGTTCGCGACGTACGGCGCCGTGACGGCGGTGTTCCAGTGGGGCTGGCTCGGTGCGCTGTTCGGCATCCACGATCCGGGCCCCATCCTGAGCTTCCTGCCGGTCATCCTCGTCGGGATCCTGTTCGGGCTCGCGATGGACTACCAGCTGTTCCTGGCGACGGGGATGCGGGAGGCGTACGTGCACGGCGCACCGGCGCGGCTGGCCGTCGCGCAGGGCTTCCGCGCCGGGCGCACCGTCGTGATCGCCGCGGCGCTCATCATGATCTCGGTGTTCGGCGGCTTCATCACTTCCGAGTCCGTCATCATCAAGTCGATGGGCTTCGGGCTGGCCTTCGGTGTGCTGCTGGACGCCATCGTCGTGCGGATGCTGCTGGTGCCGGCCGTGATGCACCTGCTCGGCCGGTCGGCATGGTGGCTGCCACGGTGGCTCGATCGCATCCTGCCCAACGTCGACGTGGAGGGTGCGGCACTGGAGCGCCGGCATCCGCACCACGCGGCGGTGTGA
- a CDS encoding GTP pyrophosphokinase, translated as MPESLEEQQITVSGSALRAMRDEFQRFLMEYRFGLAEVETKISILREEFQEVHDYNPIEHVTSRVKSPDSIVAKVRRKGLEPDLASLRTSLMDIAGIRITCSFVEDAYRLFDLLTQQDDITVLKVKDYIAEPKPNGYKSLHAVLEVPVFLSTGRVGVPVEVQFRTIAMDFWASLEHKIYYKYDRHVPEELLENLKSAADTAAELDARMQGLHRQVRGSASTAV; from the coding sequence ATGCCGGAATCGCTCGAAGAGCAGCAGATCACCGTGTCGGGTTCGGCCCTCCGGGCGATGCGCGACGAGTTCCAACGGTTTCTCATGGAGTACCGCTTCGGCCTGGCCGAGGTCGAGACGAAGATCTCGATCCTGCGCGAGGAGTTCCAGGAGGTGCACGACTACAACCCGATCGAGCACGTCACCAGCCGCGTGAAATCACCGGACAGCATCGTCGCGAAGGTGCGGCGCAAGGGACTCGAGCCCGACCTCGCTTCGCTGCGGACCTCCCTCATGGACATCGCCGGCATCCGCATCACGTGCAGCTTCGTCGAGGACGCCTATCGGCTGTTCGACCTGCTCACCCAGCAGGACGACATCACCGTGCTGAAGGTCAAGGACTACATCGCCGAGCCCAAGCCCAACGGCTACAAGAGCCTGCACGCGGTGCTCGAGGTGCCGGTGTTCCTCTCCACCGGGCGGGTGGGCGTGCCGGTCGAGGTGCAGTTCCGCACGATCGCGATGGACTTCTGGGCGAGCCTGGAGCACAAGATCTACTACAAGTACGACCGGCACGTGCCGGAGGAGCTGCTGGAGAACCTCAAGTCGGCCGCCGACACGGCCGCCGAGCTCGACGCGCGCATGCAGGGGCTGCATCGCCAGGTCCGCGGGTCTGCCTCCACCGCCGTGTGA
- a CDS encoding transposase yields MADAVAELDAAADALYGLPPAEFTAARNERAASATGALAKRIKALRKPSVAAWAVNLLVRDGQLADALELSQALHEAQDELDAPELAKLGKQRRALVAGLARRAGALARDAGTPLSRAVLEEVELTINAAIVDAAAGAAILTGRLVRTVHADGIDAADLVDAVAGSVPGVPDRPAPGRDDLAARRARKAAEAAARDADRAASEADREAARIEGKLAKARERADLLHERVDDLRAELARIERDADAADEKVTDLQDEHTQARDRAKTAARAAQRARAAVEDAG; encoded by the coding sequence ATGGCGGATGCGGTGGCAGAACTCGACGCGGCCGCCGACGCCCTGTACGGTCTGCCCCCGGCGGAGTTCACGGCCGCCAGGAACGAGCGAGCGGCGTCGGCCACCGGCGCGCTGGCGAAGCGGATCAAGGCGCTGCGCAAGCCCTCCGTCGCCGCGTGGGCGGTGAACCTGCTGGTGCGCGACGGGCAGCTGGCCGACGCGCTCGAGCTGTCGCAAGCCCTGCACGAGGCGCAGGACGAGCTGGACGCGCCCGAGCTGGCGAAGCTGGGCAAGCAGCGGCGCGCCCTCGTCGCCGGACTCGCACGCCGCGCGGGGGCCCTCGCCCGCGATGCCGGCACGCCGCTGAGCCGAGCGGTCCTGGAGGAGGTCGAGCTGACCATCAACGCCGCGATCGTGGATGCGGCAGCCGGCGCGGCGATCCTCACCGGCCGGCTCGTCCGGACGGTGCACGCCGACGGCATCGATGCGGCCGATCTGGTCGACGCGGTGGCGGGATCCGTTCCCGGAGTGCCCGACCGCCCCGCCCCCGGCCGGGACGATCTCGCCGCACGGCGTGCACGGAAAGCCGCAGAGGCAGCGGCGCGCGACGCCGACCGCGCCGCATCCGAGGCCGACCGGGAAGCGGCGCGCATCGAAGGGAAGCTCGCCAAGGCGCGCGAGCGCGCCGATCTGCTCCACGAGCGGGTGGACGACCTGCGCGCAGAGCTCGCGCGCATCGAGCGCGACGCGGATGCCGCGGACGAGAAGGTCACGGATCTGCAGGACGAGCACACACAGGCTCGCGATCGGGCGAAGACGGCGGCCCGGGCGGCGCAGCGGGCGCGAGCGGCGGTCGAGGACGCCGGATGA
- a CDS encoding TerC family protein yields MDFSLVITPDLIAVFLTLFVLELVLGVDNVIFISILASKLPVAQQARARNLGLTLAMVLRVGLVFLAGWIITLTADILQIGDLGFSIKDFILILGGLFLVYKAVHEIHQKLEGAEEHADSGGGTATFGSVLLQILALDLVFSLDSVITAVGMTTNMIVIITAVVLSFGIMLFASRFIFTFVNKHPTVKMLALSFLLLIGVFLIAEGFGLHIDKALIYGPMAFAVFVEALNLIASARRAKRSQSRRTPVTLRPRYPDVDESVAVSAATSRGARAVGLSRGPIEGEGAREERAGLG; encoded by the coding sequence GTGGACTTCTCCCTCGTCATCACGCCCGACCTCATCGCCGTGTTCCTCACGCTGTTCGTGCTGGAACTCGTCCTGGGCGTCGACAACGTGATCTTCATCTCGATCCTCGCCTCCAAGCTCCCTGTCGCGCAGCAGGCGCGGGCCCGCAATCTCGGCCTGACCCTCGCGATGGTCCTGCGAGTGGGCCTGGTCTTCCTCGCCGGGTGGATCATCACGCTGACCGCCGACATCCTGCAGATCGGCGACCTGGGCTTCTCGATCAAGGACTTCATCCTGATCCTGGGCGGCCTGTTCCTCGTCTACAAGGCCGTCCACGAGATCCACCAGAAGCTCGAGGGGGCGGAGGAGCACGCGGACTCCGGCGGCGGCACCGCGACCTTCGGGTCGGTGCTCCTGCAGATCCTCGCCCTCGACCTCGTCTTCTCCCTCGACTCGGTCATCACCGCGGTCGGGATGACGACCAACATGATCGTCATCATCACCGCCGTCGTGCTCTCGTTCGGCATCATGCTGTTCGCGTCGCGGTTCATCTTCACGTTCGTGAACAAGCACCCCACGGTCAAGATGCTGGCACTGTCCTTCCTCCTGCTGATCGGCGTGTTCCTCATCGCGGAGGGCTTCGGACTGCACATCGACAAGGCGCTCATCTATGGCCCGATGGCGTTCGCGGTCTTCGTGGAGGCGCTGAACCTCATCGCCTCCGCCCGTCGCGCCAAGCGCTCGCAGAGCCGGCGCACTCCGGTGACGCTGCGGCCCCGCTACCCCGACGTCGATGAGTCGGTCGCAGTGTCGGCGGCCACCTCGCGCGGCGCCCGTGCGGTCGGGCTCTCACGCGGCCCGATCGAAGGAGAGGGTGCGCGGGAGGAACGGGCGGGGCTAGGTTAG